A single region of the Anaerostipes rhamnosivorans genome encodes:
- a CDS encoding cobyric acid synthase produces the protein MAKTIMIQGTMSNVGKSLLTAGLLRIFKQDGYKAAPFKSQNMALNSYITKDGLEMGRAQVMQAEAAGIEPSVSMNPILLKPSSDTGSQVIVNGKVLGNMSARDYFAYKKTLIPEIQKAFDDVSRENDIVVIEGAGSPAEINLKQDDIVNMGMAKLAKAPVLLVGDIDRGGVFAQLIGTVMLLTKEEQKRIKGLVINKFRGDKTILDPGVTMLEEKAQIPVVGVTPYMDIDIEDEDSLTERFEKVTEKGLVDIAVIRLPRISNFTDFNVFELIPHVSLRYVKKPRDLGNPDMILLPGSKNTIEDLLWLRQSGLEDMILRKAGQGTIIFGICGGYQMLGEVLSDPCHVETGGMVKGMGLLPIDTIFSRTKTRSRVKGSFLALEGDLSLLSGAPIEGYEIHMGNSIQHGEAKPLTFFEDKVNGITKLCGTWEGNVYGTYLHGIFDVGDTAEKVVRAIGEKKGIDLSEIPVTDFGQMKESQYDHLAEELRKHLDMDKIYEILNEGAED, from the coding sequence ATGGCAAAGACGATTATGATTCAGGGAACCATGTCAAATGTAGGAAAGAGCCTTCTCACTGCAGGCCTTTTAAGAATCTTCAAACAGGATGGATACAAAGCGGCGCCGTTTAAATCCCAGAACATGGCGCTGAATTCTTACATAACAAAAGACGGGCTGGAAATGGGACGGGCACAGGTCATGCAGGCAGAAGCGGCAGGAATCGAACCTTCGGTATCCATGAATCCAATCCTGTTAAAGCCATCCAGTGACACTGGCTCTCAGGTGATCGTAAACGGCAAGGTCCTGGGAAATATGAGTGCCAGGGATTATTTTGCGTATAAAAAGACTTTGATCCCAGAAATACAAAAAGCCTTTGATGATGTAAGCCGGGAAAACGATATTGTTGTCATTGAAGGGGCAGGAAGCCCAGCGGAGATCAATTTAAAACAGGACGATATCGTCAACATGGGCATGGCGAAGCTTGCCAAGGCACCGGTGCTCTTAGTGGGGGACATCGACCGGGGAGGTGTCTTTGCCCAGCTGATCGGGACGGTTATGCTTCTGACCAAAGAAGAGCAGAAGAGGATCAAAGGACTTGTCATCAATAAATTCCGGGGAGATAAAACCATCCTGGACCCAGGTGTAACCATGCTGGAAGAGAAGGCACAGATCCCAGTGGTAGGTGTAACTCCTTACATGGACATCGACATCGAAGACGAGGACAGCCTGACGGAACGGTTTGAAAAGGTGACGGAAAAAGGTCTGGTGGATATCGCCGTGATCCGGCTTCCGAGGATCTCAAACTTTACGGATTTTAATGTCTTTGAGCTGATTCCACATGTGTCTCTGCGCTATGTCAAAAAGCCCAGGGATCTGGGAAACCCAGATATGATCCTGCTTCCCGGCAGTAAGAATACCATCGAGGACCTTTTATGGCTACGCCAATCCGGATTAGAAGATATGATCCTCCGTAAGGCCGGCCAGGGTACGATCATTTTCGGTATCTGCGGCGGGTATCAGATGCTGGGGGAGGTCCTGTCCGACCCATGCCATGTGGAGACGGGAGGAATGGTCAAGGGAATGGGACTACTGCCCATTGACACTATATTTTCCAGAACAAAGACAAGGAGCAGGGTCAAGGGAAGTTTTCTTGCCCTGGAGGGAGATCTTTCTTTGCTCTCAGGTGCACCAATTGAAGGCTACGAGATCCATATGGGGAATTCCATCCAGCACGGAGAAGCCAAGCCGCTTACATTCTTTGAGGATAAGGTCAATGGGATCACAAAGCTGTGCGGGACCTGGGAAGGAAATGTTTACGGTACCTATCTCCATGGAATTTTTGATGTGGGTGATACGGCAGAGAAAGTCGTCCGGGCCATCGGAGAAAAGAAAGGGATCGATCTGTCAGAGATACCGGTGACGGACTTTGGGCAGATGAAAGAGAGCCAGTATGATCATTTGGCGGAGGAACTGAGAAAACATCTGGATATGGATAAGATTTATGAGATTCTTAACGAAGGGGCGGAGGATTGA
- the cobD gene encoding threonine-phosphate decarboxylase CobD has product MKNHKHGGDIYQHRDVIDFSANVNPLGTPKSVREAVRQSADHVEHYPDVRCQRLKEALSAYEQVPESWLICGNGAADLIFALALAVKPKRALVLAPTFAEYEQALSSVGCEIDYVYLKEKEGFRVTGGILSQITDSLDMVFLCNPNNPTGELIQRELLIKLLERCRKNHVLAAVDECFLDFVPDGRDYELSGLLGEYSNLFLLKAFTKRYAMAGIRLGYGMCSDAGVLEKIEEVTQPWRVSAPAQAAGTAALLETAYVEASVRFVEEQKSLLRNALTSAGFQVYGSRANYLFFKGPEDFYDICLREGILIRDCSNYQGLSRGWFRIAVRTREENKQLIQLLQTFTKGETSWQRRL; this is encoded by the coding sequence ATGAAAAATCATAAACACGGGGGAGATATTTACCAGCACAGGGATGTGATCGATTTTTCCGCGAACGTGAATCCCCTTGGTACGCCAAAGAGCGTCAGGGAGGCGGTAAGGCAGTCGGCAGACCATGTGGAGCATTATCCGGACGTCCGGTGCCAGAGGTTAAAGGAAGCCTTATCTGCCTATGAGCAGGTCCCGGAATCCTGGCTGATCTGCGGAAACGGCGCGGCTGATCTGATCTTTGCCCTGGCGCTGGCAGTCAAGCCCAAACGCGCTCTGGTACTGGCTCCTACGTTTGCGGAATACGAACAGGCGCTTTCCAGCGTGGGCTGTGAGATAGACTATGTTTACCTGAAAGAGAAGGAAGGCTTCCGGGTAACAGGCGGGATCCTCTCACAGATCACGGACTCGTTAGATATGGTGTTTTTATGCAACCCAAACAATCCTACCGGGGAACTGATCCAGAGAGAGCTTCTGATAAAGCTGCTGGAAAGATGCAGAAAAAATCACGTACTTGCGGCGGTGGATGAGTGCTTTTTGGATTTTGTGCCGGATGGCAGAGACTATGAATTGTCTGGTCTGTTGGGAGAATATTCAAACCTGTTTTTGCTCAAGGCCTTTACAAAACGTTATGCTATGGCAGGCATCCGTCTTGGATATGGAATGTGTTCAGATGCCGGGGTCCTTGAAAAAATAGAGGAAGTCACCCAGCCATGGAGAGTATCGGCCCCGGCACAGGCCGCAGGGACAGCGGCGCTTTTGGAAACGGCTTATGTGGAGGCTTCTGTCCGTTTTGTGGAGGAACAAAAAAGCCTTTTGAGAAATGCGCTGACAAGTGCCGGATTCCAGGTGTATGGCTCCCGGGCCAATTATTTGTTTTTTAAGGGACCGGAGGATTTTTATGACATCTGTTTGAGAGAAGGGATTCTGATCAGGGACTGCAGCAACTACCAGGGACTTTCCAGAGGGTGGTTTCGCATCGCGGTCCGTACGCGAGAGGAAAATAAACAGCTGATCCAGTTGCTTCAGACGTTTACGAAAGGAGAAACATCATGGCAAAGACGATTATGA
- the cbiB gene encoding adenosylcobinamide-phosphate synthase CbiB: MEVRAAALFLGVFLDFLIGDPHWLYHPVRLIGSAISFLEKGLRAILPKSEGGERLGGIILILLIGSLSFCIPFFLLKLCYGWNQAAGFLLESFFCYQMVAAKSLKDESMKVFEELQKGSIPGARKAVSMIVGRDTKELTKKGIIKAAVETVAENTSDGVVAPLFYMALGGAPLLFLYKGINTMDSMVGYRSDTYLNFGRYPAKLDDLANFLPARISAWLMIAACFFTKDDASMAKRIYRRDKRNHKSPNAAHTEAVTAGALHIQLAGNACYFGKLYEKPTIGDDLREPEPEDIKRANGLMYGCSLLAAAVFGVVLIILGLKF; this comes from the coding sequence ATGGAGGTAAGAGCAGCGGCATTATTTCTCGGAGTATTTCTGGATTTTTTGATCGGAGATCCCCACTGGCTCTATCATCCTGTCCGTCTGATCGGATCAGCCATATCCTTTCTTGAAAAAGGGCTAAGAGCTATTTTACCTAAATCTGAAGGGGGAGAACGGCTGGGGGGTATTATTCTGATCTTATTGATCGGCTCATTAAGCTTCTGTATTCCATTTTTTCTTCTGAAACTATGTTACGGATGGAATCAGGCTGCCGGTTTTCTTTTAGAATCCTTCTTTTGTTATCAGATGGTTGCCGCAAAGTCATTAAAGGACGAAAGTATGAAAGTTTTTGAAGAGCTTCAAAAGGGTTCCATCCCCGGCGCCAGAAAAGCGGTTTCTATGATCGTAGGGAGAGATACCAAAGAGCTTACGAAAAAGGGTATCATCAAGGCAGCGGTAGAAACGGTGGCGGAAAACACCTCTGACGGGGTGGTGGCTCCGCTGTTCTACATGGCATTGGGCGGGGCACCGCTTCTGTTTCTTTACAAAGGCATCAACACTATGGATTCTATGGTCGGTTATCGCAGCGATACCTATCTGAACTTCGGGAGATACCCGGCGAAACTGGACGATCTGGCAAATTTCCTGCCGGCCAGGATCTCCGCATGGCTGATGATCGCCGCCTGCTTTTTTACAAAAGACGATGCCTCTATGGCTAAAAGGATCTACAGAAGAGATAAAAGGAATCATAAAAGCCCCAACGCCGCCCATACAGAGGCGGTGACAGCTGGAGCCCTGCACATTCAACTGGCAGGGAACGCATGTTATTTCGGAAAGCTTTATGAAAAACCGACCATCGGCGATGATTTAAGGGAACCGGAACCGGAGGACATCAAAAGAGCCAATGGGCTGATGTATGGATGCAGTCTTTTGGCGGCGGCTGTTTTTGGAGTTGTTCTTATCATCCTGGGATTAAAATTCTGA
- a CDS encoding histidine phosphatase family protein: MPGQKEYRGAQGCVRHRDGDQGMMTGYLIRHGRTPGNLDGRYVGKRTNEELSPEGKEQCKNRVCPRADVIYTSPLRRCVQTASLLYPDRDVITQELLSECDFGIFEGKNYKELSGEPLYQQWIDSRGTLPFPGGESREQFQTRCLQGFFFCLEHCMQNRYKTFAMVVHGGTIMSILDALVVPHREYFEWQVKNLEGFKIQIEEQQWIAGNRSIRTVRKEADVWR, translated from the coding sequence ATGCCTGGCCAAAAAGAGTACAGAGGTGCACAGGGTTGTGTGCGGCATAGGGACGGTGATCAAGGGATGATGACCGGTTATCTGATCCGTCATGGCAGGACTCCTGGAAATCTGGACGGGCGGTATGTGGGAAAAAGAACCAATGAGGAGCTGAGTCCGGAGGGAAAAGAACAGTGTAAGAACAGGGTCTGCCCTCGGGCGGACGTGATCTATACAAGTCCTTTGAGACGGTGTGTACAGACCGCCTCCCTGCTTTATCCTGACCGTGATGTTATCACCCAGGAGCTGCTTTCTGAGTGCGATTTTGGTATTTTTGAAGGGAAGAATTATAAAGAATTGTCTGGAGAACCCCTGTATCAGCAATGGATCGACAGCAGAGGGACACTTCCTTTTCCCGGAGGGGAGAGCAGGGAGCAGTTTCAGACCAGATGTCTGCAGGGATTTTTCTTTTGTTTAGAACATTGTATGCAGAATCGTTATAAAACCTTTGCCATGGTGGTCCACGGAGGAACGATCATGAGCATTCTGGATGCGCTGGTTGTCCCACACAGGGAATATTTTGAATGGCAGGTCAAAAACCTGGAGGGATTTAAGATACAGATAGAAGAACAACAGTGGATTGCCGGAAACCGCAGCATCCGCACAGTTAGAAAGGAAGCAGACGTATGGAGGTAA
- a CDS encoding bifunctional adenosylcobinamide kinase/adenosylcobinamide-phosphate guanylyltransferase yields the protein MILIIGGAFQGKKAYAQEILGLLPEQMADGAQCGLEEIYSCHCIYHFHEWVRRRMADMGDWEREAKHIFEANPDVVIIANELGCGVVPVDAFDRNFRETEGRLLTCLAKKSTEVHRVVCGIGTVIKG from the coding sequence ATGATATTGATTATAGGAGGAGCTTTTCAGGGGAAAAAAGCATATGCACAAGAGATCCTGGGCCTTTTGCCGGAACAGATGGCAGATGGTGCCCAGTGTGGTTTAGAGGAGATCTATTCCTGCCACTGCATCTATCATTTTCATGAGTGGGTCAGGCGCAGGATGGCGGATATGGGAGACTGGGAAAGGGAAGCAAAACATATTTTTGAGGCAAATCCCGATGTGGTCATCATTGCCAATGAGTTGGGCTGCGGAGTTGTCCCGGTGGATGCATTTGACCGAAACTTCCGGGAGACGGAAGGAAGGCTCTTAACATGCCTGGCCAAAAAGAGTACAGAGGTGCACAGGGTTGTGTGCGGCATAGGGACGGTGATCAAGGGATGA
- a CDS encoding adenosylcobinamide-GDP ribazoletransferase, whose translation MKQMWNSLKIAFSMYSRIPMPKSEWTDENMKYTLCFFPAVGAVIGLLVILWAKAGAFLDLGILAYTAGLVLIPVFVTGGIHMDGFLDTSDALNSYQDREKKLEILKDPHCGAFAVIACVCYFIAWGGAVSEIRPDLLPVFSCGFVLSRALSAYSIASFPMAKETGLAAAFSGAAKKQTVRISSVFWAFGSLVLMCLFHLIAGMLCILAALFTFLWYYRMSKKQFGGITGDLAGWFLQVNELALAVCLAVLANII comes from the coding sequence ATGAAGCAGATGTGGAACAGCTTGAAAATTGCGTTTTCGATGTATTCCAGAATCCCTATGCCAAAAAGTGAATGGACAGACGAAAATATGAAATATACCCTCTGCTTTTTTCCGGCGGTGGGGGCTGTGATCGGTCTTCTTGTGATCCTCTGGGCAAAGGCCGGAGCTTTTCTTGATCTGGGAATCCTGGCCTATACAGCAGGTCTGGTGTTGATTCCTGTTTTTGTCACAGGTGGAATCCACATGGACGGTTTCCTGGATACGTCGGATGCATTGAACTCCTATCAGGACAGGGAAAAAAAGCTGGAGATTTTAAAGGATCCCCACTGCGGTGCGTTCGCGGTCATTGCCTGCGTCTGCTATTTTATTGCCTGGGGAGGTGCTGTCAGCGAGATCCGCCCGGACCTGCTCCCAGTATTTAGCTGTGGCTTTGTTTTGTCACGGGCACTGAGCGCATATTCCATAGCATCCTTTCCAATGGCAAAGGAAACAGGGCTTGCCGCCGCCTTTTCCGGGGCGGCAAAGAAACAGACCGTCCGCATTTCATCGGTTTTCTGGGCTTTCGGCTCTCTGGTACTGATGTGTCTGTTTCATCTCATTGCCGGTATGTTATGTATTTTGGCAGCGCTATTTACATTTCTCTGGTATTACCGGATGTCAAAGAAACAGTTCGGCGGCATCACTGGGGATCTTGCGGGGTGGTTCCTGCAGGTAAACGAGCTGGCTCTGGCGGTATGCCTGGCTGTCCTGGCAAACATTATCTAA
- a CDS encoding bifunctional adenosylcobinamide kinase/adenosylcobinamide-phosphate guanylyltransferase, producing the protein MFTLVTGGSGSGKSEYAESLTESWETPKIYIATMFPYDRESEKKIQRHREMRRHKGFHTVECFTGLSGLCLPEGSHVLLDCMSNLAANEKYMENGAGSRTVKEILSGVEKLLMKAEDVCIVTNEIFSDGMEYAPETVRYQEYLGLLNCRMAQMADQVVEVVCGIPIEQKGRDKQ; encoded by the coding sequence ATGTTTACCTTAGTCACTGGCGGCAGCGGAAGCGGAAAATCAGAATATGCCGAAAGCCTCACTGAATCCTGGGAAACGCCCAAAATCTACATAGCGACCATGTTTCCCTATGACAGGGAGAGCGAAAAGAAGATCCAGAGGCACCGGGAAATGCGCAGACACAAAGGATTTCACACTGTGGAGTGTTTTACCGGCCTGTCAGGGCTTTGTCTGCCGGAAGGATCTCATGTGCTCTTAGACTGTATGTCAAATCTGGCAGCCAATGAGAAGTATATGGAAAATGGGGCCGGATCAAGAACCGTTAAAGAGATCTTGTCTGGGGTGGAAAAACTCCTTATGAAGGCAGAGGATGTCTGCATCGTCACCAACGAGATTTTCTCCGACGGAATGGAGTATGCCCCGGAAACAGTCCGGTATCAGGAGTATCTGGGCTTACTTAACTGCCGGATGGCACAGATGGCTGATCAGGTGGTGGAGGTAGTCTGCGGCATTCCGATCGAACAGAAAGGAAGAGACAAACAATGA
- the cobT gene encoding nicotinate-nucleotide--dimethylbenzimidazole phosphoribosyltransferase: MDMREICGNIMLPDEKAMKECRRRWDSIAKPLHSLGKLEDLIVKIAGITGDCNLDLSKKALVCMCADNGVVKEGISQSGQDVTAIVSENLLTGKATSSVMCRHLNVDLFAVDVGIACETRLIQKKTAYGTKNMVKEPAMTREETLSAVNAGISMAYELKKKGYQIIATGEMGIGNTTTSSAVASVLLNRSVSEMTGRGAGLSSQGLSRKIRVIEQAVNLHNPDPQDPVDVLSKVGGFDLAALFGLFLGGAAAKIPIVMDGFISGTAALAAVTICPDAVHYILPSHRSKEPAAKILLDALGLETCLDCSMSLGEGTGALALYPLLDLALAVYHGMSTFEEIDVEQYVPLV, translated from the coding sequence ATGGATATGAGGGAAATCTGCGGTAACATCATGCTGCCGGATGAAAAAGCGATGAAAGAATGCAGGAGGCGATGGGACAGTATAGCAAAGCCCCTTCACAGTCTTGGGAAATTAGAAGACCTCATTGTTAAGATTGCAGGGATCACAGGGGACTGTAACTTAGACCTTTCTAAAAAAGCGCTGGTGTGCATGTGTGCTGACAACGGTGTGGTAAAGGAGGGCATCTCCCAGTCCGGTCAGGACGTCACCGCCATCGTGTCAGAGAATCTGCTTACGGGAAAGGCTACTTCCAGTGTCATGTGCAGGCATCTGAATGTGGACCTGTTTGCCGTGGATGTGGGGATCGCCTGTGAAACCAGACTGATCCAGAAAAAAACAGCTTATGGCACAAAAAATATGGTTAAGGAGCCGGCTATGACCAGAGAGGAAACCTTAAGCGCTGTCAATGCTGGGATATCCATGGCCTATGAGCTGAAAAAGAAGGGATACCAGATCATCGCTACAGGGGAGATGGGGATCGGCAACACCACAACCAGCAGCGCCGTGGCCTCCGTTCTTCTAAACCGCTCCGTAAGTGAGATGACCGGACGGGGAGCGGGCCTTAGCAGCCAGGGGCTTAGCAGGAAGATCCGTGTGATCGAACAGGCGGTAAACTTACACAATCCAGATCCGCAGGACCCGGTGGATGTGCTCTCTAAGGTGGGAGGGTTTGATCTGGCGGCCCTTTTTGGGCTGTTTCTTGGGGGAGCCGCGGCAAAGATTCCTATCGTAATGGATGGCTTTATCTCCGGCACTGCGGCCCTGGCGGCGGTAACCATATGTCCGGATGCTGTCCACTACATCCTTCCTTCCCACAGGTCAAAAGAGCCTGCCGCCAAGATCCTTTTAGATGCCCTTGGATTGGAGACCTGTCTGGACTGCTCCATGAGCCTTGGGGAGGGGACCGGGGCGCTGGCCCTGTATCCGCTTTTAGATCTGGCGCTGGCAGTTTATCACGGGATGAGTACCTTTGAGGAAATCGATGTAGAGCAGTACGTCCCTCTTGTCTGA
- a CDS encoding cobyrinate a,c-diamide synthase, whose amino-acid sequence MKLDRIMITALASAGGKTMITCGILAALAEMGKNPVSFKCGPDYIDPMFHRKAIGTESWNLDPFFSSPDQIRKFLAGHAENAGIAVMEGVMGYYDGLGGTTTKASAYELCKITKTPALLAVNAKGMSTSVLAQIHGFLSWQKDSGIRGILLNRISPMMYPRLKKLIEEQLHIPVAGYVPEVRGCTLESRHLGLVLPDEVRDIREKLCLLAGIMKETIEWDTLFQIAENAPKLEEDTKTPQPFSLKKAGYRPVKIGVAQDEAFCFIYRENLELLRKMGAEIVPFSLLHHRHLPKDLDGLILYGGYPELYGRELEANKSMRQEVFSKVSSGLPCMAECGGFLYLHREMEDQDGILRKMAGVIPAKAFKRDKLVRFGYIHLTQKEGSMFGVKGAELNAHEFHYYDSDGCGDGFCAKKPVGSQNWECIHGTETLFAGFPHFYYYGNQELPKAFLMKCHEYQTEKRRQDGYEGNLR is encoded by the coding sequence ATGAAGCTTGACAGAATCATGATCACAGCACTGGCAAGCGCAGGTGGGAAAACTATGATCACCTGCGGTATCCTCGCCGCTCTGGCAGAAATGGGAAAAAACCCGGTTTCCTTTAAATGCGGGCCGGACTATATTGACCCCATGTTCCACCGGAAAGCCATCGGGACAGAATCGTGGAATTTGGATCCCTTCTTTTCTTCCCCAGATCAGATCAGAAAGTTCCTTGCCGGCCATGCAGAGAATGCAGGGATCGCTGTGATGGAAGGCGTTATGGGATACTATGACGGTCTCGGAGGAACGACCACAAAAGCCAGCGCCTATGAACTTTGCAAAATCACCAAAACGCCGGCGCTCCTTGCAGTGAATGCTAAGGGCATGAGCACGTCCGTTCTTGCACAGATCCACGGATTCCTGTCATGGCAAAAAGACAGCGGGATTCGGGGGATCCTTCTGAACCGGATCTCGCCTATGATGTATCCGCGTCTGAAGAAACTCATTGAGGAGCAGCTTCACATCCCGGTTGCCGGATATGTGCCAGAGGTCCGCGGATGTACGTTGGAAAGCCGCCATCTCGGGCTGGTCCTGCCGGATGAGGTCAGGGACATCCGGGAAAAGCTTTGCCTTCTTGCTGGTATCATGAAAGAAACCATTGAATGGGATACACTGTTTCAGATCGCAGAAAATGCCCCCAAACTGGAGGAAGATACCAAGACACCACAGCCTTTTTCTCTAAAAAAGGCCGGGTACCGTCCGGTCAAGATCGGAGTGGCCCAGGATGAAGCATTTTGTTTTATTTACAGGGAGAATCTGGAGCTGCTTAGGAAAATGGGAGCGGAAATCGTTCCGTTTTCTCTGCTTCACCACAGGCATCTGCCCAAAGATCTGGACGGGCTGATTTTGTATGGAGGTTATCCTGAACTGTATGGCAGGGAACTGGAGGCCAACAAATCCATGAGACAGGAAGTGTTTTCTAAGGTATCCTCAGGGCTTCCCTGTATGGCAGAGTGCGGCGGATTTTTATATCTGCACAGAGAAATGGAAGATCAGGACGGCATTCTGCGAAAGATGGCAGGAGTGATCCCGGCAAAAGCATTCAAACGGGACAAGCTGGTAAGGTTTGGCTATATTCATTTAACCCAGAAAGAGGGATCCATGTTTGGAGTCAAAGGGGCAGAGCTTAATGCCCATGAATTCCATTATTATGACTCGGATGGCTGCGGAGATGGCTTTTGTGCCAAAAAGCCGGTGGGGAGCCAGAACTGGGAATGTATCCATGGAACCGAAACGTTGTTTGCCGGATTTCCTCATTTTTATTACTATGGAAACCAGGAACTGCCAAAGGCGTTTTTGATGAAATGCCATGAATATCAGACAGAAAAGAGGAGACAGGATGGATATGAGGGAAATCTGCGGTAA
- the cobK gene encoding precorrin-6A reductase has product MYKVFLFAGTTEGRKLAEFLCRSGVMVYAFTATEYGESLMEQGKHLILSHQRLTAEEIEDQIVTQRPDLVLDATHPYAEKVTDNIRFACTKTQTEYVRLIRDVALECAEDVIYVDSAREAAQFLSQTEGNILLTTGSKDLAQYTEVTDYEKRIFARVLSLPDVVENCARLGFQGNHLICMQGPFSRELNTAILRQFHCSWMVTKDSGKEGGFFEKQEAAREAGARLVVIGRPREESGVTLRECVKLLQKRFQIPFCPEVCVVGVGMGGTETMTLEAISACNKADLLIGAGRPLETAKTAAGEHRQADLFQEYRAEIILSYIKEHPFYEHIVIAMSGDPGFYSGAKKLCELLSTETEWDIKLVCGISSLSYFMSRLHLSWEDAVFVNSHGQKADFIHRIASNEKVFAILGTGTEVRKLAGELLDYGMNDVTLHVGERLSYPDEKIRSGRPSEFLDCKTDRLSVLCVQNSKAKSPHSTHGLRDDLFVRGKVPMTKEEVRSITLSKLCLTEDAVCYDIGAGTGSVSVEMAMRTPRGRVYAVEKNPQAAELLYENRRKFRADTMQIIKGIAPEALSGLEPPTHVFIGGSSGSLFPILETLLLKNPRVKIVINCITLETLSEAVQAFKRLPVADLDVVNVSVAKAKKAGSYHLMMGENPVFILSGMGNPEVEHEA; this is encoded by the coding sequence ATGTATAAAGTATTTTTATTTGCAGGAACCACAGAGGGGCGGAAGCTGGCAGAATTTTTGTGCCGGTCCGGCGTGATGGTGTATGCATTTACTGCAACAGAATACGGGGAGAGCCTCATGGAGCAGGGGAAACATTTGATCTTATCCCATCAAAGACTTACCGCAGAGGAAATAGAGGATCAGATTGTCACTCAAAGGCCGGATCTGGTTTTGGACGCCACACATCCCTATGCAGAGAAAGTCACGGACAATATCCGCTTTGCCTGTACGAAAACACAGACGGAGTATGTACGCCTCATCAGAGATGTGGCATTAGAGTGCGCAGAAGATGTGATTTATGTGGATTCTGCCAGGGAGGCGGCGCAGTTTCTCTCACAGACGGAGGGAAATATCCTGCTTACCACCGGGAGCAAAGATCTGGCCCAGTATACAGAAGTCACCGATTATGAGAAAAGAATCTTTGCCAGAGTGCTCTCTCTGCCGGATGTGGTCGAAAATTGTGCCAGGCTGGGATTTCAGGGAAATCATCTGATCTGTATGCAGGGGCCCTTTTCCAGGGAGCTGAATACGGCTATTCTCAGACAGTTTCACTGCAGCTGGATGGTGACGAAGGATTCCGGAAAAGAGGGGGGATTCTTTGAAAAGCAGGAGGCAGCCAGAGAGGCGGGGGCCAGGCTTGTAGTCATCGGCCGTCCGAGAGAAGAGTCTGGGGTTACGTTAAGAGAGTGCGTAAAGCTGCTTCAAAAGCGGTTTCAGATCCCGTTTTGTCCAGAAGTCTGCGTCGTAGGCGTAGGCATGGGCGGCACAGAGACTATGACCCTGGAAGCAATAAGCGCCTGTAATAAAGCAGATCTTCTGATCGGAGCCGGTCGGCCTTTAGAGACAGCAAAAACAGCGGCCGGAGAGCACAGACAGGCAGATCTGTTTCAGGAATACCGGGCGGAAATTATCCTGTCTTATATCAAGGAACATCCTTTTTATGAACACATCGTCATTGCCATGTCCGGAGATCCGGGATTTTACAGCGGGGCAAAAAAGCTCTGCGAGCTTCTTTCAACAGAGACCGAATGGGATATTAAGCTTGTCTGCGGAATTTCATCTTTATCTTACTTTATGTCCCGGCTCCATTTATCATGGGAAGATGCTGTGTTTGTAAACAGCCATGGCCAAAAGGCAGATTTCATTCACAGGATCGCTTCCAACGAAAAAGTCTTTGCCATTCTTGGCACAGGAACTGAAGTCAGAAAGCTGGCAGGGGAGCTTTTGGACTATGGAATGAACGATGTGACCCTCCATGTGGGGGAACGGCTTTCTTATCCGGATGAAAAAATAAGATCCGGCAGGCCCTCAGAATTTCTTGACTGCAAGACAGACCGTTTAAGTGTACTCTGTGTCCAGAATTCGAAGGCAAAGAGCCCACACAGCACCCATGGGCTTAGAGATGATCTGTTTGTGCGGGGAAAGGTGCCCATGACCAAGGAGGAAGTACGGAGCATCACTCTTTCTAAGCTTTGTCTGACAGAGGATGCGGTGTGCTATGATATCGGGGCAGGGACAGGCTCTGTGTCGGTGGAGATGGCAATGAGAACCCCAAGGGGACGGGTCTACGCAGTGGAGAAAAATCCTCAGGCGGCAGAACTTTTATATGAAAACCGCAGGAAATTCCGGGCAGATACGATGCAGATCATCAAAGGAATAGCACCGGAGGCATTAAGCGGCCTGGAGCCTCCGACTCATGTGTTTATCGGCGGTTCTTCCGGAAGCCTTTTTCCGATACTGGAGACGCTTCTTTTGAAAAATCCAAGGGTTAAAATCGTCATAAACTGTATTACCCTGGAGACGCTTTCTGAGGCAGTCCAGGCTTTCAAAAGGCTTCCGGTGGCGGACCTGGATGTGGTGAACGTTTCAGTGGCAAAGGCTAAAAAAGCGGGCAGCTATCATCTGATGATGGGAGAGAATCCGGTTTTTATCCTTTCTGGTATGGGAAATCCGGAGGTGGAACATGAAGCTTGA